In Hippocampus zosterae strain Florida chromosome 3, ASM2543408v3, whole genome shotgun sequence, a genomic segment contains:
- the kcp gene encoding kielin/chordin-like protein isoform X1, protein MESVLVLLLDILWVMAVSAQGGSAPYQDNVIDLLSALHISHPKSGVSRLHSPTGAMYRIRPRAPHLTLPVQYSRILRSELQGSLGLYFVGQQLQRTNITLLSLSTSSSSVLLQLTSSTLDDVLHVDYRAGGAVQGFLLPGRNPFSSGEWVRLAVSLEPDRLVYFVDCQDVQVILIKPEQKLQLEVPQDVVVTLGSTPGRIDSKFSGQLKKAEISMKAYETRPWHCDNITDALPASTHKHSADSHNVSGSELQREASSTSSKAKRKHRAPLQSAHYLTHSIQSEQLQRGAVLGPPGLPQGGKSFSQAHRDEGLSRLERQLEDLARMLDQFQAQNEELQSRVRHLEGCECVRRSCVWEGAEVENGRRWQTDISTVCTCTAGTVTCQANIRDCEPPDTKVHNVSHGVNTCEGGERDCSGVACPPLDCTQRESLPGECCQRCTGCIQSGVRYDHGAKWRSAESPCDVCHCLEGDIRCERAPCPPLPCTNPAPPPHHSCCPVCEGCGVNGHHFPNGATIPTGDRCEQCSCVDGNVACLPHPCPALFCPNPVHHAGDCCPRCDECEYESRVYLDGQKFPSTDDPCVECRCSAGEVSCERTEASCPAPRCSHPVKRKGECCPTCNECEFEGRVYTDGKAFVPPGSGPCLQCKCKSGNVVCHEEKCPPVRCSNPVRDPHRCCPFCKECALDGSEYGDGSERHPEDPCSSCKCEDGDPQCTRIQCPPITCLHPTKTAGSCCAACDSCTYHRRIYGNGQTFGTPEQPCHICTCLHGTVACERRPCPALNCSNPYTVPGECCPKCPDCLLENHVFVDGQAFPNPTSACEECKCVSGAIDCRQAQCPRPHCNAPLSGACCRNDCNGCSYAGKEHLNGHQFAHPTDPCRTCSCINGNVQCLMKRCPPLSCSNPHVLPGDCCPQCPAPPLDCELDVQTYRHGERFYSPSDRCQLCSCANGTVHCQRKPCPFDSCSHPVTRDCCRTCQGCLYEGRERANGEMWDDASDPCAACVCHEGSVRCEKKRCPPSNCKHPVQRHCCKSCDACLYNGKEHGDGTEFVDDKDPCAVCYCYAGEVVCTKLPCHGDCRHPYKAPGQCCAECERCFYTGKVLANGQSIPDPGNPCSECTCQTGTVRCVKKSCPVTLCPHPVTNTCGCPVCDGCHYQGVDYIDGQILAGGESSCQECTCSRGEVACTQKRCPAVSCSHPAVDGCACGVCDGCHFEGRNWFNGERFPHPTDGCQLCSCLNGDVVCSHVLCPSTTCSHPVTPPGECCPICTGTCRHHGREYQSGSTFPSPSDPCSSCSCLEEVVSCQRRPCPVRCSHPVPSEACCPVCDSCLYEGLVRSHGLAFAPSSEPCQRCTCVRGTVTCVPLTCPPAPCSRAVTMPGQCCPECTGCILDGQEYRDGQKWTLTSNHCSTCTCQAGEVQCASPQCPKLACMHQLTEPAACCPRCRGCMYDGLEYAEGSSWFADSSQCRSCMCVDGVTTCSEIRCLSPCSNFIKVPGECCPMCADCVFEGKVYGPGDSFHPAGDPCQVCTCEVMPDGEQHLRCYRKQCPSLVDCPKNNILFSGPDACCPVCAQPLSNCTSTLIGNEVLATDNPCFTCHCRDQTWTCLHRGCPPLTCPSSEQFTPPDSCCPVCKDCVIEGQNRRVASGSSWTDSDDNCVTCTCNLGYIECSIEECSSAPCPDDQKQVKVAGKCCHECRDWAMSCVHQGTVYQAHEQWQVDECTGCTCVSGEVHCHSERCPPLSCNTDEMPSVVPGLCCPHCIPRPATCIAFGDPHYRTFDGRMLHFQGTCTYVLAQDCQGGDFSIHATNEDRGRQGVSWTKEVTVFIGDVTVQLLQDWLVKVDDETVTLPFLREPYIYLERKGNTILLNSNIGLKVQWNGRSHLEVSVPGSYKGLTCGLCGNFNNYHQDDLGMPSGQISLSEADFGNSWRVTNGSHSLATCRPGEDVDPCREAGYHARKSANARCKVLKTAAFRPCHRVVPPEAWYAACVYDLCACGANTDECLCDALEAYAGQCREAGVVLQWRGPSLCAVRCPVERGFVFDECGPPCAVTCLNVGAPLGVLESHCFKPCVPGCQCPAGLVLHNNYCIHPSKCPKIIHGNQSHQSIHDSTRPSSLESSASWRWPGCDSDEKWGCTLDWFACQSHRSYTQQTIHSYT, encoded by the exons ATGGAGAGTGTCCTAGTGTTGTTGTTGGACATCCTGTGGGTGATGGCAGTGTCTGCACAAGGAGGGTCTGCTCCATATCAGGACAATG TGATTGACCTGCTGTCAGCTCTCCACATATCCCACCCAAAGAGCGGCGTGTCCAGACTGCACAGTCCCACGGGGGCCATGTACAGAATCCGTCCCAGAGCGCCTCACCTGACGCTCCCCGTCCAGTATTCCCGAATCCTGCGCTCTGAACTCCAGGGAAGCTTGGGGCTGTATTTTGTGGGCCAGCAGCTGCAGCGCACCAACATCACCCTTTTGTCTCTCTCCACGTCGTCATCATCCGTTCTTCTCCAGCTTACCTCCTCCACCTTGGACGATGTTCTGCATGTGGACTACCGGGCGGGAGGGGCCGTCCAGGGTTTTCTTTTACCCGGAAGGAACCCCTTCTCTTCAGGGGAATGGGTGCGGTTGGCCGTCAGCCTGGAGCCAGACAGGCTTGTGTATTTTGTAGACTGTCAAGATGTACAAGTCATCCTCATAAAACCAGAGCAAAAGTTGCAGCTGGAAGTCCCGCAAGATGTTGTTGTCACGCTGGGAAGCACACCAGGGAGAATAGACAGCAAATTTAGT GGTCAGTTAAAAAAAGCAGAGATCTCAATGAAGGCCTACGAGACACGTCCTTGGCACTGTGATAACATAACAG ATGCTCTGCCTGCATCCACTCACAAGCACAGTGCAGATTCACATAATGTCAGTGGCTCAGAACTGCAACGGGAGGCTTCTTCCACCAGCAGTAAAGCCAAAAGGAAGCACAGGGCGCCCCTCCAGAGTGCTCATTATCTAACACACAGCATCCAGAGTGAGCAGCTGCAAAGGGGAGCGGTCCTGGGCCCACCGGGACTCCCTCAAGGGGGGAAGTCCTTTTCGCAGGCCCACAGGGACGAGGGCCTGAGCAGGCTGGAGAGACAGCTGGAGGACCTGGCTCGTATGCTTGACCAGTTCCAAGCTCAG AATGAGGAGCTGCAGTCGCGAGTGCGCCACCTGGAGGGATGCGAGTGTGTGCGGCGGTCATGTGTGTGGGAAGGCGCAGAGGTTGAGAACGGCCGACGCTGGCAGACCGACATCAGCACCGTGTGCACATGCACGGCCGGAACAGTCACGTGTCAAGCCAACATCAGAG ACTGTGAGCCACCCGACACAAAAGTACATAACGTGTCCCACGGCGTCAACACGTGTGAG GGGGGTGAAAGGGATTGTTCCGGCGTGGCGTGCCCACCGCTGGACTGCACCCAAAGGGAGAGCCTACCTGGAGAGTGCTGCCAGCGATGCACAG GCTGCATCCAATCTGGCGTGCGTTATGACCACGGAGCAAAATGGAGGTCAGCTGAGAGCCCGTGTGatgtctgccactgtttg GAGGGCGACATTCGCTGCGAGAGGGCTCCTTGCCCACCGTTGCCCTGTACCAACCCGGCGCCTCCTCCACACCATTCCTGCTGTCCAGTGtgtgaag GCTGTGGTGTGAATGGTCATCATTTCCCAAATGGAGCGACGATCCCGACAGGAGATCGCTGTGAACAATGCTCATGTGTG GATGGCAATGTGGCATGTTTACCTCATCCGTGTCCTGCCTTGTTTTGTCCAAATCCAGTGCACCACGCCGGAGACTGTTGCCCACG GTGTGATGAGTGCGAGTACGAGTCTCGAGTGTATCTGGATGGACAAAAGTTTCCCTCCACGGATGACCCTTGCGTCGAGTGCCGCTGTTCT GCAGGTGAAGTGTCCTGTGAGCGCACGGAGGCGTCATGTCCTGCGCCACGTTGCAGCCACCCGGTGAAACGCAAGGGAGAATGTTGTCCAACGTGCAATG AGTGCGAGTTCGAGGGACGGGTGTACACTGACGGAAAAGCGTTCGTCCCGCCTGGAAGTGGCCCCTGCCTGCAGTGCAAGTGTAAG AGCGGCAACGTTGTTTGCCACGAAGAAAAGTGTCCTCCTGTGAGATGCTCCAACCCCGTACGAGATCCGCATCGCTGCTGCCCCTTCTGCAAAG AATGCGCGCTGGACGGCTCCGAATACGGAGATGGCTCCGAGCGGCACCCCGAGGATCCGTGCTCTAGCTGCAAGTGTGAGGATGGAGACCCTCAGTGCACCCGCATCCAATGCCCCCCCATCACTTGTTTGCATCCCACCAAGACCGCAG GCTCCTGCTGTGCAGCGTGCGACAGCTGCACGTATCATCGCCGTATCTACGGCAACGGACAGACGTTTGGGACGCCCGAGCAGCCGTGTCACATCTGCACTTGCCTG CACGGCACTGTGGCGTGTGAGAGAAGACCTTGTCCAGCACTCAACTGCAGTAACCCATACACAGTGCCCGGAGAGTGCTGCCCTAAATGTCCAG ACTGCTTGTTGGAGAATCACGTGTTTGTGGACGGCCAGGCCTTCCCCAACCCGACCAGCGCGTGTGAGGAGTGCAAGTGCGTGAGCGGCGCAATTGACTGCCGGCAGGCTCAGTGCCCTCGGCCGCACTGCAACGCGCCTCTCTCGGGCGCCTGCTGCAGGAACGACTGCAACG GATGCAGCTATGCCGGGAAGGAGCATCTCAATGGTCACCAGTTTGCGCATCCCACTGACCCATGCAGGACCTGCAGCTGCATT AATGGAAACGTCCAATGTCTTATGAAGAGGTGCCCACCCCTGTCATGCTCCAACCCGCACGTGTTGCCCGGAGACTGTTGCCCTCAGTGTCCTG CGCCCCCTCTGGATTGCGAGTTGGACGTCCAAACGTACCGACACGGCGAGCGCTTCTACTCGCCTTCGGACCGCTGCCAATTGTGCTCCTGTGCCAATGGCACCGTCCACTGTCAGAGGAAGCCGTGCCCCTTCGACTCGTGCTCCCATCCTGTCACGCGGGATTGCTGCCGCACCTGTCAAG GCTGCCTGTACGAAGGTCGAGAGCGAGCCAACGGGGAGATGTGGGACGACGCCTCGGACCCGTGCGCCGCCTGCGTGTGCCACGAGGGCTCCGTCAGGTGCGAGAAAAAGCGCTGCCCCCCCAGCAACTGTAAGCACCCTGTGCAGCGGCACTGCTGCAAGTCCTGTGACG CCTGCTTGTATAACGGGAAGGAACATGGCGACGGCACTGAGTTTGTTGACGACAAGGACCCCTGCGCCGTGTGCTATTGCTATGCAGGCGAAGTGGTCTGCACTAAGTTGCCTTGCCACGGAGACTGCCGCCACCCGTACAAAGCACCCGGACAATGCTGTGCGGAGTGTGAAC GCTGCTTTTACACTGGAAAGGTGCTGGCTAATGGACAATCCATTCCTGACCCAGGGAATCCTTGCTCCGAGTGCACCTGCCAG ACTGGCACTGTGCGTTGTGTGAAAAAGTCATGTCCCGTGACGCTGTGCCCTCACCCGGTCACAAACACGTGTGGTTGTCCCGTGTGTGACG GTTGCCACTACCAAGGGGTGGATTACATCGACGGGCAAATCTTGGCAGGAGGAGAGAGCAGCTGTCAGGAGTGCACATGCTCA AGGGGCGAGGTGGCTTGTACGCAGAAACGATGTCCCGCCGTGTCCTGCTCTCATCCGGCGGTGGACGGATGCGCGTGCGGCGTTTGCGACGGGTGTCACTTTGAGGGGCGGAACTGGTTCAACGGGGAACGATTTCCTCATCCAACAGATGGTTGTCAGCTCTGCTCTTGTCTG aaTGGCGACGTGGTGTGCTCACACGTGTTGTGCCCGAGCACCACCTGCTCGCATCCCGTCACCCCCCCAGGCGAGTGCTGCCCCATCTGCACGGGGACGTGTCGGCATCACGGGAGGGAATATCAATCTGGCTCCACCTTCCCGTCGCCCTCTGACCCTTGCTCCTCCTGCTCCTGTCTG GAGGAGGTGGTGAGCTGTCAGAGGAGACCTTGTCCCGTGCGGTGTTCCCACCCCGTCCCTTCGGAGGCCTGCTGTCCCGTGTGCGACTCCTGCCTGTACGAGGGCCTGGTCCGCTCCCACGGCCTGGCTTTTGCGCCCTCCTCCGAGCCTTGCCAGCGTTGCACTTGCGTGAGGGGCACGGTCACCTGCGTGCCCCTCACGTGCCCACCAGCGCCCTGCAGCCGAGCCGTCACCATGCCGGGGCAGTGCTGCCCTGAATGCACAG GATGTATTCTGGATGGACAAGAATACCGCGATGGGCAGAAATGGACCCTGACCTCAAACCACTGCTCTACATGTACCTGCCAG GCTGGCGAGGTGCAGTGTGCATCTCCACAGTGCCCCAAGTTGGCTTGCATGCATCAGCTGACCGAGCCGGCGGCCTGCTGTCCTCGCTGCAGAG GTTGCATGTACGACGGACTCGAGTACGCGGAAGGAAGCAGCTGGTTTGCCGACTCGTCCCAGTGCCGCAGCTGCATGTGCGTGGACGGGGTGACGACATGCTCAGAAATCCGTTGCCTGTCCCCATGCAGCAACTTCATCAAGGTGCCCGGGGAGTGCTGCCCCATGTGTGCCG ACTGTGTGTTTGAGGGCAAGGTGTACGGCCCAGGAGACAGCTTCCATCCGGCTGGAGACCCCTGCCAGGTCTGCACCTGTGAG GTGATGCCAGACGGAGAGCAGCATCTGCGCTGTTACCGCAAACAGTGTCCTAGTTTGGTGGACTGTCCCAAGAACAACATCTTGTTCTCTGGACCCGACGCCTGCTGTCCTGTCTGCGCAC agCCTCTGAGTAACTGCACTTCTACACTGATCGGCAATGAGGTCCTGGCTACAGACAACCCCTGTTTCACCTGCCATTGCAGG GATCAAACATGGACGTGCCTACATCGAGGCTGCCCCCCACTGACTTGTCCTTCCAGTGAGCAGTTCACCCCTCCAGACTCGTGCTGCCCCGTGTGCAAAG ATTGTGTGATCGAGGGTCAGAATCGACGAGTGGCGAGTGGCAGCAGCTGGACGGACAGTGACGACAATTGTGTCACTTGCACCTGTAAC TTGGGCTACATTGAGTGTAGCATTGAAGAGTGTTCATCCGCGCCCTGCCCCGATGATCAGAAGCAAGTGAAAGTTGCAGGGAAATGCTGCCATGAATGTCGAG ACTGGGCCATGTCATGTGTGCACCAGGGCACGGTGTACCAGGCCCACGAGCAGTGGCAGGTGGACGAGTGCACCGGCTGCACTTGTGTGTCTGGAGAGGTGCACTGCCACAGTGAACGCTGCCCTCCCCTCAGCTGCAATACG gatgAGATGCCATCGGTGGTACCAGGCTTGTGCTGCCCTCACTGCATCCcccggccggccacgtgcaTTGCGTTCGGCGACCCTCACTACCGCACCTTCGACGGGCGCATGCTTCACTTTCAGGGGACGTGCACCTATGTCCTGGCGCAGGACTGCCAGGGCGGAGACTTCAG TATCCACGCCACGAACGAGGACCGCGGACGTCAAGGAGTGTCGTGGACCAAAGAGGTGACGGTCTTCATCGGTGATGTCACGGTGCAGTTGCTGCAGGACTGGCTTGTAAAG GTAGACGACGAGACGGTGACGTTGCCGTTCCTCCGAGAGCCCTACATCTACTTGGAACGGAAGGGCAACACCATCTTGCTCAACAGCAACATCGGGCTCAAG GTCCAGTGGAACGGCCGTTCCCACCTGGAGGTGAGCGTTCCGGGCTCCTACAAGGGACTCACCTGCGGCCTCTGTGGAAACTTCAACAACTACCATCAGGATGACCTCGGCATGCCCAGCGGACAGATAAGCCTGTCGGAAGCCGACTTCGGCAACAGCTGGAGG GTGACAAACGGAAGTCACTCACTGGCAACCTGCCGCCCGGGCGAGGATGTGGACCCCTGCAGGGAGGCAGGCTATCATGCCCGCAAAAGCGCCAACGCCCGCTGTAAGGTCCTCAAGACGGCGGCGTTCAGGCCATGCCACCGCGTGGTGCCCCCTGAGGCCTGGTACGCCGCTTGCGTCTACGACCTGTGTGCCTGCGGGGCCAACACCGATGAGTGTCTGTGCGACGCCCTGGAGGCCTATGCCGGACAGTGTCGGGAGGCCGGCGTTGTCCTGCAGTGGAGGGGACCCTCACTGTGCG CGGTGAGGTGCCCGGTGGAGAGGGGCTTCGTGTTTGACGAGTGCGGACCGCCGTGCGCCGTCACCTGCCTGAATGTGGGCGCTCCACTGGGGGTGCTAGAGAGCCACTGCTTCAAGCCCTGCGTGCCCGGCTGCCAGTGCCCCGCCGGCCTGGTGCTGCACAACAACTACTGCATCCATCCCAGCAAGTGCCCCAAGATCATCCACGGCAACCAGTC TCATCAATCCATTCACGATAGCACACGTCCGTCCTCACTTGAGTCGTCGGCAAGCTGGAGATGGCCCGGCTGTGATTCGGACGAGAAGTGGGGTTGCACCCTTGATTGGTTTGCATGCCAATCACATAGGTCCTACACACAACAAACCATTCACAGCTACACATGA